The genomic stretch GATAGAAAATAGCGATCCTAGCGTCAAGCACTTTGATTTCGGTGAAATAACGTTGAGGAGATAAAGTTCACTGACTGATTATTCAATGCCACAAATTATTTGGGGCGATTTTTATTTTAGATAGAGGTTAATCGCTATCTCTACGTTAGTCAAATTGATTGATTTAAATTTTAATTGATAGGAACTATCAGGATAATTAAATACAAAGCTTGCATTTTCATCACTTTTCTCGCTATTGCTCTCTTAAAAACAAAGCGTTGAGAGCCATCACTGCCAAACGGGTTAATATTTCAATCTTGATAGAGCTCATCTATCAATTGATAAAAACAATCAATTTGATCTGGGTCATTTTCAACTTTATTCTTGACCACAATCAAAGAAAGTGAAAATCAGCACAGAGTAAAAGCGTATTTAAAACTCAGAAACATTTCCGTAAATAGCTATTTTTTAACATTGAAAATCATTATTTAAATGAAGATTAAATGTTTTTATAAATTTTAATTTCTCTTTAATATTCGGAAATCAGCAAACTGATATATTCTGTAAATTAATTAAAATAGCTGTGGTATTGTGAGCGAAACATCTATTTTTTTGGTGAGATTGCTGTATTCCACTGAGACTTTGCCACGACCATCAATGCTTATTTATCGACCAACTCCAACCGCTATCATTACGCTACCCCGATCCGATTCACGACGTTTTTCTCTCGTGCGCCTTGAGTAGAAAGATATGGCGTTTTCAATAAGCGATGCGTACTCACCGATTGCAATCCGAAGCGCTGATCGTCAATATTGAGCAAAACGACTCAAGTCAGGCCGTTTCAATGCCTGCAACCTCTCTACGCTTGGCGGCTTAGGAAAGCACTATGGATATTAAGCAATTGAAATACCTCATTGCTCTCGACGAAACCCAGCATTTCGGGCAAGCCGCAGCGATGTGCCACATTACCCAGCCAACCCTGTCGATGCGTATCCGCAATTTAGAAGAGGAGTTGCAACTCACTTTGATTAACCGTGGCCAGCGCTTCGAAGGATTTACCGATGCAGGCGAGCGCATTCTCGCTTGGGCGCGCAGTGTGCTCGCCGCGCACGACGGTTTGCAAGCAGAAGCCGCCAACTGCCGCGGGCAACTGGTCGGGAATCTGCGTTTTGGCATGGTCCCTCTAGCCAGCCTTGACCCGATGACGTTGCTCAAGCCACTCACCCAACACTACCCAGATCTGCGCTATCAGCTCTTTTCGATGACCTCGGAACAAGTAGTTGACGCGTTAAACCGCAATCAGCTTGATCTCGGCCTTTGCTATCTCGATCAACTCGATACGCGCCAATTTGAGGTGTTTGAACTTCAACCTACCCGCATGGGGCTACTGCACGATAACCGTTATTTTTCCTTCGACCAGAGCGAAATGGCTTGGGAGAGTCTCGATAAGATCCCGCTTGGCTTGCTTACTCAGGGGATGCATTACCGCCGCTCGATTGACCTTAGTTTTCACAGTCACGCTATTGAACCGCACATTCAGTTAGAGAGTGACTCGACATTTCAGTTGCTGCAAGCGGTCAACGCCGGGCTATGTTGTACCATTATGCCACTCAATGGTGGCATGGAAGCCATGAACGAGCATCTGCGGATGATCCCGATCGCCAAAGCCAAGGTACACTCGCGGATTGGCCTACTGATTCGCAGCAGTGAACCGCGTTCGGTACTGGCTGAACGATGCTTTGCCAAAGCAAAGACGATATTTGCCGCCGACTCGCTCACCACGGCATAAAGAGAGAAAAACTCATGACCTGCACCATCACACCTCTGACGCAACTGAGTGAAACCAACTTCGCTGCACAAAAACCAGATCGTTATCAATATGTAGAGATGGATACCGGACGCACTCAAGGCAGTAAAGCGCTGGCGAGTGAAACAGCGCTCTCCATCAGTTTTAATGGCATCAGCTACGCGGTGATGATGGTGACACCGGGCAACATCGAAGATTTCGTTATTGGGTTTAGCCTCAGCAGCGGCGTGGTGCACTCAGCTCGTGAAATTCACGATATGCAGTTAAGCGTTGGCCAAGATTCACTGCATGCGGCGGTTGAGATCGCCAATCGCGCATTTTGGGCGTTGAAAAGCCAGCGTCGCCAGTTAGCCGGAACCAGCGGCTGTGGCATTTGTGGCGTGGAAGCGCTTGAGCAAGCTTTGCCATCGCTGGAAACACTGCCAGAGGTTGCGCCGCCTAAGCCAGCTTTGTTTTCTGGGCTACGTGAGCGCATTCAGCAAGCGCAAGTGTTGGCTCAACATAGCGGCGCATTGCACGCGGCGCTGTATGTCACTGACGTCGGTGAACTGGCGCTGTGCCGCGAAGATATTGGTCGTCACAATGCCTTGGATAAACTGATAGGCGCGATGGTGCAAGCAAACGTCAACCCAGAACAAGGATTTGTAGTGATGACCAGTCGCTGCAGTTTGGAGCTGATCCACAAAGCGGTGCGCGCCAGAATCGCCACCTTGGTGACGCTCTCGGCACCGACTTCACTGACGGTGCAATGGGCTCGCCGCCATCATTTGAACCTCGTCCATCTGCCCAAAAACAGCGCGCCGAGACTCTACAGCCCGGCGCCGCTTTGGGGAAACGAGCGACTCAAGCGAACTCACCAGTGAGTAAAAAGCAAGTTCGCTATGATGAATAGCTTAGCTCCAGCGCAAGACGCGCGTTTCGTTCCCTTCCTCTGGTTTGGCCGGAATATTGAGCGAGAGTAGCAAACTCACCCCAGCCATTGCCGCGCCAATGTAGAACACGCTGGAAGGCGAAACCAGCCAGATCACGCCAAAGGTCACCGGAATCACTACCGCCGCGATGTGATTGATGGTGAAAGCAACACCTGCGGTTGAGGCCATGTCTGCTGGATCAGCAATCTTCTGGAAGTAGGTTTTGATCGCCAGCGCCAGCGCAAAAAAGAGGTGGTCAATCACATACAGCGCGGCGGCCCACTCTGCACTTTTGACTAAGCCGTAGCCGACGAAGACAAAAATCAGCCCAACGTACTCAAACATCAGCGCCTTGCGCTCACCCACCACACCGATAAAACGGCCAATCCGTTTGGCAAACAAAAAGTTGAACAGATAATTGATCAAAAACAGCAGCGTAATATCTGCCGCCGAGTAGCCAAATTTTTCCACCATCAAAAAGCCCGCAAACACCGTGAAGATCTGCCGGCGTGCACCACTCATAAAAGTGAGGGCGTAGTAGAGCCAGTAGCGCTTACGCAGTACCAGCTTCTTATTTTGTTGTACCTCGGTTTTAAACTGCGGAAAAGCAAACACCATCACCAGCACCAACACGAACCCGACACTACCAGCAATCAGATACACAGTGCGAAAATCGAATTTCAGTTGCTCCAACATTAACCAAATCGAGCCGTAAGTAACCAGCGAAGCCAGTGCGCCCACTGAGACATATTTACCCAGCATT from Vibrio navarrensis encodes the following:
- a CDS encoding LysR family transcriptional regulator yields the protein MDIKQLKYLIALDETQHFGQAAAMCHITQPTLSMRIRNLEEELQLTLINRGQRFEGFTDAGERILAWARSVLAAHDGLQAEAANCRGQLVGNLRFGMVPLASLDPMTLLKPLTQHYPDLRYQLFSMTSEQVVDALNRNQLDLGLCYLDQLDTRQFEVFELQPTRMGLLHDNRYFSFDQSEMAWESLDKIPLGLLTQGMHYRRSIDLSFHSHAIEPHIQLESDSTFQLLQAVNAGLCCTIMPLNGGMEAMNEHLRMIPIAKAKVHSRIGLLIRSSEPRSVLAERCFAKAKTIFAADSLTTA
- the fdhD gene encoding formate dehydrogenase accessory sulfurtransferase FdhD, which gives rise to MTCTITPLTQLSETNFAAQKPDRYQYVEMDTGRTQGSKALASETALSISFNGISYAVMMVTPGNIEDFVIGFSLSSGVVHSAREIHDMQLSVGQDSLHAAVEIANRAFWALKSQRRQLAGTSGCGICGVEALEQALPSLETLPEVAPPKPALFSGLRERIQQAQVLAQHSGALHAALYVTDVGELALCREDIGRHNALDKLIGAMVQANVNPEQGFVVMTSRCSLELIHKAVRARIATLVTLSAPTSLTVQWARRHHLNLVHLPKNSAPRLYSPAPLWGNERLKRTHQ
- a CDS encoding MFS transporter translates to MTANRQGWKTPQNFLLLVSIIVPIAFSTWMALLNNFVIEKANFDGADIGLLQSVREIPGFLAFTVVFVLLFIREQRFMLISLAMLTLGTAITGLFPSLFGLLLTTLLMSTGFHYFETLKQSLSLQWLSKAEAPEMLGKYVSVGALASLVTYGSIWLMLEQLKFDFRTVYLIAGSVGFVLVLVMVFAFPQFKTEVQQNKKLVLRKRYWLYYALTFMSGARRQIFTVFAGFLMVEKFGYSAADITLLFLINYLFNFLFAKRIGRFIGVVGERKALMFEYVGLIFVFVGYGLVKSAEWAAALYVIDHLFFALALAIKTYFQKIADPADMASTAGVAFTINHIAAVVIPVTFGVIWLVSPSSVFYIGAAMAGVSLLLSLNIPAKPEEGNETRVLRWS